From the genome of Gracilinanus agilis isolate LMUSP501 chromosome 2, AgileGrace, whole genome shotgun sequence, one region includes:
- the DNAJB12 gene encoding dnaJ homolog subfamily B member 12, translated as MESNKDEAERCITIALSAIKSRQPERALRFLEKAQRLYPTPRVRALIDSLTQNGQTSHGQSRPKDTANSHRKTGGGETPSANGEAGGEGTKGYTQDQMEAVKRVKQCKDYYEILGVSRDASEEDLKKAYRKLALRFHPDKNHAPGATEAFKAIGTAYAVLSNSEKRRQYDQFGDEKSPAARQGQGHGDFHRGFEADISPEDLFNMFFGGGFPSSNIHVYSNGRMRYTYHQRPDRRDNQGDGGLGLFVQLMPILILIIVSALSQMMVSSPPYSLSQRPSVGHIHRRTTEHLKVTYYVADNFGEEFTGSSLKTVERNVEDDYIANLRNNCWKEKQQKESLFYRARYFGDTSLYHKAQRMSTPSCNRLSEIQASLHG; from the exons ATGGAATCCAATAAAGATGAAGCCGAGCGCTGTATCACCATCGCCCTTAGCGCCATCAAGAGCCGCCAGCCCGAACGAGCATTGCGCTTCCTGGAGAAGGCACAGCGGCTTTACCCGACGCCGAGGGTGCGCG CATTGATCGACTCTCTCACCCAGAATGGACAGACCTCTCATGGCCAGTCCAGGCCAAAAGACACAGCCAATTCTCACCGGAAAACAGGTGGGGGAGAGACCCCTTCTGCCAATGGTGAGGCTGGTGGAGAAGGCACGAAAGGCTACACACAGGACCAGATGGAAGCTGTGAAAAG GGTGAAGCAGTGCAAGGACTACTACGAGATCCTGGGCGTGAGCAGAGACGCCTCCGAGGAGGACCTGAAGAAGGCCTACCGCAAGCTGGCCCTCCGATTCCACCCCGACAAGAACCACGCGCCGGGCGCCACGGAGGCCTTCAAAG CCATTGGCACCGCCTATGCCGTGCTCAGCAACTCAGAAAAGAGGAGGCAGTACGACCAGTTCGGGGACGAGAAGAGCCCGGCTGCCCGCCAGGGCCAGGGCCACGGCGACTTCCACCGGGGCTTCGAGGCGGACATCTCCCCCGAGGACCTCTTCAACATGTTCTTTGGCGGCGGCTTCCCTTCCA GTAACATCCACGTGTACAGCAACGGGCGCATGCGCTACACCTACCACCAGAGGCCCGACCGCCGCGACAACCAGGGGGAC GGTGGCCTGGGGCTCTTCGTCCAGCTGATGCCCATCCTCATCCTGATCATCGTGTCAGCACTCAGCCAGATGATGGTCTCCAGCCCACCCTACAGTCTCAGCCAAAGGCC GTCGGTGGGCCACATCCACAGGCGGACGACGGAGCACCTCAAAGTGACCTACTACGTAGCGGACAACTTCGGGGAGGAGTTCACCGGCTCCAGCCTAAAGACGGTGGAGCGGAACGTGGAAGACGACTACATAGCCAACCTCCGGAATAACTGCTGGAAGGAGAAGCAGCAGA AAGAGAGTTTATTCTACCGGGCCCGCTACTTTGGGGATACGAGCCTGTACCACAAAGCCCAGAGGATGAGCACCCCGAGCTGTAACAGACTGTCCGAGATACAGGCCTCTCTGCATGGATAG